A portion of the Bdellovibrionales bacterium genome contains these proteins:
- a CDS encoding alanine--glyoxylate aminotransferase family protein → MESHQMFPYRLLAPGPVPLSDGVRQALAEPMIHHRSEAFQFILKEALELLKHVFQTSQPVMILNAAGSGAMEAALVNTLSPGDEALFIVSGKFGERWLKMGKSFGLKCQVLETQWGSATQPHELAAALTQYPQVKAVFSQACETSTAVAHPIKELSEVVHAHHPATLFIVDAMTAMGAMELPMDKWKLDVVVSGSQKAFMLPAGLSFISLSERAWLAYEKCRMPKFYFDLGPELKANQGNETRFSSGVALIRGLHCSLKESFAENGLSRSIRRSQRLAKATREIFIHYGWRIYAQSPSSSVTAAWIPEELQEKKIGSLLLKKFNIYVAGGQDSLKGKIMRVGHLGHITDEDQLFFAQALGLVLQECGWAKASAQQIEQAVQLTKNLLKNETAV, encoded by the coding sequence ATGGAGAGTCACCAGATGTTCCCCTACCGACTTCTTGCCCCTGGCCCAGTCCCGCTCTCTGATGGAGTTCGACAGGCCTTGGCCGAACCCATGATTCACCACCGCAGCGAGGCTTTTCAGTTCATCTTAAAAGAAGCTCTTGAATTGCTGAAGCATGTGTTTCAAACATCGCAGCCGGTGATGATTCTAAACGCTGCAGGAAGCGGAGCAATGGAAGCCGCGCTGGTCAACACTCTCTCTCCGGGAGACGAGGCTCTTTTTATTGTTTCCGGCAAATTTGGCGAACGCTGGCTCAAGATGGGAAAATCTTTTGGACTCAAATGTCAGGTTTTGGAGACTCAATGGGGTTCGGCGACTCAGCCCCATGAGCTTGCAGCAGCACTCACTCAATACCCACAGGTGAAGGCCGTCTTTAGTCAGGCCTGTGAGACGAGCACCGCAGTGGCTCATCCCATCAAAGAACTGAGCGAAGTTGTTCACGCTCATCACCCCGCAACTCTCTTTATTGTTGATGCCATGACGGCCATGGGTGCCATGGAATTACCCATGGACAAATGGAAATTGGACGTTGTTGTCTCGGGATCGCAAAAGGCATTTATGCTCCCAGCAGGTCTTTCATTTATTTCGCTTTCTGAGAGAGCCTGGCTGGCTTACGAAAAATGCCGTATGCCGAAGTTTTATTTTGATCTCGGACCTGAGCTCAAGGCGAATCAAGGCAATGAAACTCGATTTAGTTCAGGAGTTGCTCTCATTCGTGGACTTCATTGCTCCCTGAAAGAAAGCTTTGCGGAAAATGGATTGAGCCGCTCAATTCGTCGCTCCCAAAGGCTGGCAAAGGCGACTCGCGAGATTTTTATTCATTATGGCTGGAGGATTTACGCCCAATCCCCCTCCTCATCGGTCACTGCAGCCTGGATTCCAGAAGAACTTCAAGAGAAAAAGATAGGATCCTTGTTACTGAAGAAATTCAACATTTATGTTGCCGGTGGCCAAGACAGCTTGAAAGGCAAGATCATGCGAGTGGGCCATTTAGGACATATTACCGACGAGGACCAACTTTTTTTCGCGCAAGCCTTGGGTTTGGTTCTTCAAGAATGCGGATGGGCAAAGGCTTCGGCCCAACAAATTGAGCAGGCCGTCCAACTCACCAAAAATCTCCTCAAAAACGAAACTGCCGTTTAG
- a CDS encoding hydroxyacid dehydrogenase, producing MTTSNYPLNKILVTDIFTGESLALLRARFGSKVFLTKDRRPTSEELQGTQGLLIRSRTRIDQELLDQIPELQIVVTATSGFDHIDLPACKARGVLVMHTPEANAPSVCELTFGLMITLFRRLDEMKKTVHNGQWKDSLPWGRELYGQHLGIFGLGRIGSRVAKVAKCFGMKVSAHDPYQSDEVFAQLDVERLGLSELLITSDIVSLHVPLTQETRHLINHRTLGVINRSAILVNTSRGPVINDIEVIEALELNQLGGLCLDVFEREPLNHSSKLLKLPNVVLSCHIGAYTEAAFQRASLEAVQKIILWSKSGEHSDSLPPPVIW from the coding sequence GTGACCACAAGTAATTATCCTCTCAACAAAATTTTGGTCACAGATATATTTACAGGCGAGTCTCTCGCTCTTTTGAGGGCGAGATTTGGATCAAAGGTTTTTCTCACCAAAGACCGAAGGCCGACCTCCGAAGAGCTGCAGGGAACTCAAGGACTCCTGATCCGTAGCCGCACGCGCATTGATCAGGAGCTTCTTGACCAAATTCCTGAACTTCAAATTGTTGTCACTGCGACGAGTGGATTTGATCACATTGACCTGCCTGCCTGTAAGGCCCGAGGGGTTCTTGTGATGCACACTCCTGAAGCCAATGCGCCGAGCGTCTGCGAACTTACCTTTGGTCTCATGATCACATTGTTTCGACGACTTGATGAAATGAAAAAGACAGTACACAACGGACAATGGAAAGACTCTCTCCCCTGGGGAAGAGAGCTTTATGGTCAGCATCTCGGAATTTTTGGACTTGGCCGGATTGGTTCCCGCGTTGCAAAAGTTGCCAAATGCTTTGGCATGAAAGTCTCCGCTCATGACCCCTACCAATCAGATGAGGTGTTTGCTCAACTTGATGTTGAGCGTCTGGGTCTTTCAGAGCTGCTCATCACCTCTGATATCGTCAGCCTCCATGTGCCACTCACTCAGGAAACGCGTCACCTCATTAATCATCGAACCCTTGGAGTTATCAATCGCTCGGCTATTTTGGTAAACACTTCGCGGGGCCCGGTAATCAATGATATTGAAGTTATCGAAGCCTTGGAGCTCAATCAACTGGGGGGCCTTTGCCTGGACGTCTTTGAACGAGAGCCTCTCAATCATAGTTCAAAGCTCTTAAAACTGCCAAATGTTGTGCTCAGCTGCCACATTGGCGCCTACACCGAAGCCGCATTTCAAAGGGCTTCTCTTGAAGCCGTGCAAAAAATAATTTTGTGGTCGAAATCCGGAGAACACTCGGACTCCTTGCCTCCTCCAGTTATTTGGTAA
- a CDS encoding adenylosuccinate synthase, translating into MPGIVVVGSQWGDEGKGKVVDVFSAEADYVVRYQGGANAGHTLIVDGKKTVLHLVPSGILHPTATCIIAAGVVLDVETLWDEICALKVNGLLSNPAQLLISDSATVIGGYHKALDLARETAAGNEKIGTTGRGIGPAYEDRASRKALLFGDLFQTDTLRRKLEVSLEEKNFLLEKFYKTKPIDLDEQIEMFKKLATDLAPYRCRDTSLIIHKALKKGKKVLFEGAQGSLLDLVHGTYPFVTSSSTLAGSACVGAGVGPGAIDKVIGITKGYTTRVGSGPFPTECDNDVGETIRERGREFGATTGRKRRCGWLDLVALKYAIRINGITNIALMKIDVLSGFNEIMVCTAYELDGRNIKEYPVTPGDLARCKPIYQKLSGWKDDISQARHAEDLPKTVRDYIDFISRELETPIDVVSVGPGRDETLWIRPLF; encoded by the coding sequence ATGCCAGGAATTGTTGTTGTTGGTTCGCAATGGGGTGACGAAGGAAAAGGCAAAGTCGTTGATGTTTTTTCCGCTGAAGCCGATTATGTCGTTCGATATCAAGGGGGTGCAAATGCCGGGCACACTCTGATTGTTGATGGAAAAAAAACAGTTCTTCATTTGGTTCCCTCTGGCATTCTCCACCCGACAGCCACCTGTATCATTGCTGCAGGGGTCGTGCTCGACGTTGAAACCCTATGGGATGAAATCTGTGCCCTTAAAGTTAACGGGCTTCTTTCAAATCCGGCCCAACTTCTCATTTCAGATTCCGCCACTGTTATCGGTGGCTATCACAAAGCCTTAGACCTCGCTCGAGAGACCGCGGCCGGAAACGAAAAAATTGGAACGACAGGACGAGGAATTGGCCCTGCTTATGAAGACCGAGCGAGTCGCAAGGCCTTGCTATTTGGAGATCTGTTTCAAACAGACACCCTTCGACGCAAGCTTGAAGTCTCTCTTGAGGAAAAGAATTTTCTATTGGAGAAGTTTTACAAGACTAAACCCATAGATCTCGACGAACAAATCGAAATGTTTAAAAAGCTCGCTACCGATCTTGCTCCCTATCGTTGCCGCGATACCTCCTTGATTATTCACAAGGCTCTTAAAAAGGGGAAAAAGGTTCTTTTCGAAGGAGCTCAGGGGTCTCTGCTCGACTTGGTTCATGGCACTTATCCCTTTGTGACAAGCTCATCGACTTTGGCTGGTTCGGCTTGCGTTGGAGCCGGCGTGGGCCCGGGAGCCATTGATAAAGTCATAGGAATCACCAAAGGTTACACAACCCGAGTTGGCAGCGGTCCCTTTCCAACTGAGTGCGACAACGACGTAGGGGAGACAATCCGGGAAAGAGGTCGTGAATTTGGAGCAACGACGGGTCGAAAGCGACGTTGCGGCTGGCTCGATCTTGTCGCTCTCAAATATGCGATTAGAATCAACGGCATTACAAATATCGCCCTGATGAAAATTGATGTTTTAAGCGGCTTTAACGAGATCATGGTTTGCACGGCCTACGAACTTGATGGCCGCAACATCAAAGAATACCCGGTCACTCCTGGCGACCTGGCCCGCTGTAAACCCATCTATCAAAAGCTCTCTGGATGGAAAGATGACATCAGCCAGGCACGTCATGCAGAGGATCTCCCAAAAACTGTCCGAGACTATATTGACTTCATTAGTCGTGAGCTCGAAACGCCGATCGACGTGGTTTCTGTTGGACCAGGCCGGGATGAAACCCTTTGGATAAGACCTCTGTTTTAA
- a CDS encoding GNAT family N-acetyltransferase, with translation MTSEKEHRKLENKSDWPESLSRFVAHYSTRTEATSTKETPANFIRVIDSDIGRTVDFNRIAVHHIVLPPGCRTYSPHAESLEEEFVFVIKGKPHLWLSGYIHDLSEHFAIGFPAGTGIAHTFINNTDTDVLLLVAGDKTKKENLCSFPINPELKKDCQIWWENPPDHSLGPHNGFPGPIKESERAKEPSRHILDCKAQGKRKPFHYPGDNETFGEGFRLTDHIGLKNLGISYDYLPPGTRSAFPHAHTHEEEFVYVIKGNPTVWLDGFVKTIGPDDFAAYPSNTGLAHVLINETDEEVIYLCIGETQEFPSEKITYPLNPLRQKECRRKGWYWDDLKTPVSGSHLAKSDKYKKKHLELQVCTESDATQVLEIFKRSPTYFQRVDGCLPTLQMAKHAIVDGPKKHGEEYFKECLIIKLNDQPIGILDIHAHHPEKEICYLGLLLIPEDLFSRGLGRRCYALAEDYVLRAFGCKKIRLGISNDNDVSGFWQKMGFEFNGKTYDWKGEQKTATVREFDKDLKVKSV, from the coding sequence ATGACGTCAGAGAAAGAGCATCGCAAACTTGAAAACAAGTCAGATTGGCCAGAGTCTTTATCTCGATTTGTCGCGCATTATTCGACAAGAACTGAAGCAACTTCAACAAAAGAAACACCAGCAAACTTCATTCGAGTGATTGATTCTGACATTGGACGTACTGTCGATTTCAATCGAATTGCTGTCCATCACATTGTTTTGCCTCCAGGATGCCGGACCTATAGCCCTCACGCCGAAAGCCTCGAAGAAGAATTTGTCTTTGTTATCAAAGGGAAACCTCATCTCTGGCTCAGTGGCTATATTCACGATCTTAGTGAACACTTCGCCATTGGGTTTCCTGCTGGAACTGGCATCGCTCACACGTTTATTAACAACACGGATACCGACGTTCTTCTTCTCGTTGCTGGAGACAAAACAAAGAAGGAAAACCTCTGTTCTTTTCCCATCAACCCTGAACTTAAAAAGGATTGCCAGATATGGTGGGAAAATCCCCCGGATCATTCGCTAGGTCCACACAATGGTTTTCCTGGGCCAATAAAAGAATCTGAGAGGGCAAAAGAACCATCACGCCACATTCTAGATTGTAAGGCTCAAGGAAAAAGAAAGCCCTTTCATTATCCAGGCGACAACGAAACCTTTGGTGAAGGCTTTAGGCTGACAGATCACATTGGACTTAAAAATCTTGGAATTTCCTATGATTATTTACCTCCAGGCACAAGGAGTGCTTTTCCTCATGCACATACTCACGAGGAAGAATTCGTTTATGTAATCAAAGGAAATCCAACAGTTTGGCTTGATGGTTTTGTAAAGACAATTGGGCCTGATGATTTTGCGGCGTATCCCTCAAATACCGGCCTTGCCCATGTGCTCATAAACGAAACAGATGAAGAGGTCATTTATCTTTGCATTGGTGAAACGCAGGAATTTCCATCTGAAAAGATCACCTATCCATTGAATCCTTTGAGACAAAAGGAATGCCGTCGCAAGGGTTGGTATTGGGACGATCTTAAAACCCCTGTTTCAGGTTCACACCTAGCAAAATCGGATAAATACAAAAAGAAACATCTAGAACTTCAAGTTTGTACTGAATCTGACGCCACTCAAGTTTTAGAGATTTTTAAACGCTCGCCTACATATTTTCAAAGGGTCGATGGATGTCTTCCAACTCTACAAATGGCGAAACATGCCATTGTCGATGGGCCTAAAAAACACGGCGAAGAATATTTCAAAGAGTGCTTGATTATAAAACTCAACGATCAACCTATTGGAATCCTCGATATTCACGCCCATCATCCAGAAAAAGAAATCTGTTATTTGGGGTTACTGCTAATTCCTGAAGATCTGTTTTCTCGTGGCCTCGGTCGAAGATGCTATGCACTTGCAGAAGATTACGTTTTGCGGGCGTTTGGTTGCAAAAAGATTCGGCTCGGTATTTCCAATGACAATGATGTTTCTGGCTTCTGGCAGAAAATGGGCTTTGAATTCAATGGTAAAACCTATGACTGGAAGGGCGAACAAAAGACCGCTACAGTCCGTGAGTTTGACAAGGACTTGAAGGTAAAAAGTGTATAG
- a CDS encoding SDR family oxidoreductase, with the protein MGKKNNRVALITGANKGLGKEIARQLGLLGYTIVLTSRDQKAGEAAAAELVAAGCEAQSVQLEVTNSEDIAKLSAYLKKAFGKLDVLVNNAGIALEWDGEPTNSEKIRRTLEVNLIAPHAMTEAMVPLLSLSEDARVINHSSALGSIASAESSWPHVAQFMTVGYSTSKAGLNMLTLIQSKTLASKKIAVAAAHPGWVKTDLGTQAAPMEVDKGASTVVDLVTMARDRFPHGQLVHKGERIPW; encoded by the coding sequence ATGGGCAAAAAGAACAACAGGGTTGCGCTAATTACAGGAGCGAACAAAGGCTTGGGTAAGGAGATTGCGCGGCAACTTGGTTTGCTTGGGTACACAATTGTGCTCACATCGCGTGATCAAAAGGCAGGGGAGGCAGCGGCCGCAGAACTCGTGGCCGCAGGTTGTGAAGCCCAAAGTGTACAACTCGAAGTTACTAATTCTGAGGATATCGCGAAACTTTCCGCCTATTTGAAAAAGGCTTTTGGTAAGCTCGATGTCCTCGTGAATAACGCAGGGATCGCACTTGAGTGGGACGGAGAACCTACAAACTCAGAAAAAATTCGTCGCACTCTCGAAGTCAACCTGATCGCTCCTCATGCAATGACAGAAGCCATGGTACCGCTTCTTTCGCTGAGTGAAGATGCTCGCGTGATCAACCACTCATCCGCGCTTGGGTCGATAGCTTCTGCTGAAAGCAGTTGGCCACATGTCGCACAATTTATGACTGTAGGATACTCGACGTCTAAGGCTGGTCTCAATATGCTAACACTGATTCAGTCGAAGACTTTGGCGAGCAAGAAGATCGCTGTTGCAGCCGCCCATCCTGGGTGGGTAAAGACCGATCTGGGAACTCAAGCAGCGCCCATGGAAGTTGACAAGGGTGCGAGTACTGTCGTTGATCTTGTAACAATGGCTCGCGACCGGTTTCCACATGGCCAGCTAGTTCACAAGGGCGAGCGCATCCCTTGGTAG
- a CDS encoding LysR family transcriptional regulator codes for MRALEKELGTTLFLRSRKGMQL; via the coding sequence ATTAGAGCTTTAGAGAAGGAGCTTGGAACAACCCTGTTTCTCCGCAGTCGAAAGGGAATGCAGCTGTAA
- a CDS encoding transposase, producing the protein MLDSVHRGGVAFITALGISVAGKKMVLGYWEGATENSDICNELLADLEHRNLNLTARVLFVTDGGKGLIKTLRNKFGKKLIHQRCTIHKDHNLQKHLAKKYRKRIHQQYVAALGHGKYEDAKAALETLEQELMLINSSAAMSLREALPELLTLHILNVHKDLYKALHTTNGIENLFSSVRHREHNIKNYNPEYRGKRRKGKLSQRWLAAVFLKAEENFRTVKGYMHIKTVIARIEKLQMETVDKKIGKAA; encoded by the coding sequence ATGCTGGACAGCGTTCATCGCGGAGGAGTTGCATTTATCACCGCGCTTGGAATTTCAGTTGCGGGAAAGAAAATGGTGTTGGGCTACTGGGAAGGCGCCACGGAGAATAGCGACATTTGCAATGAATTATTGGCGGATCTTGAACATCGCAATCTCAACTTGACCGCACGGGTGCTATTTGTAACTGACGGAGGCAAAGGTCTTATTAAGACTCTTCGCAACAAGTTCGGAAAGAAACTCATCCATCAACGTTGCACAATTCACAAGGATCACAATCTACAAAAGCACCTCGCCAAGAAATACCGCAAGCGGATCCATCAACAATACGTGGCGGCTCTTGGGCATGGGAAATATGAAGACGCCAAGGCGGCACTGGAGACTTTGGAGCAGGAATTGATGCTAATCAATAGCTCAGCTGCGATGTCTCTCAGAGAGGCCCTTCCAGAGCTTTTAACCTTGCATATTTTGAACGTGCATAAGGATCTTTATAAAGCTCTTCATACAACAAATGGAATCGAGAATCTATTCTCGTCGGTTCGTCATCGAGAACACAACATCAAGAATTATAACCCAGAATACAGAGGGAAGCGGCGAAAAGGAAAACTCTCGCAACGCTGGTTGGCGGCCGTGTTCCTGAAAGCGGAGGAAAACTTCCGTACGGTGAAGGGATACATGCACATCAAAACTGTGATCGCAAGAATTGAAAAATTGCAAATGGAAACCGTTGACAAAAAAATAGGAAAGGCAGCATAG
- a CDS encoding transposase: protein MKRSTRQRKQSANQIQQLLGEDNFALKVAQTIRWGKASIDSLNHEIGRMLVESILLMDRENIAGPDYAPTGDIYKWASQRGSAFIGDQKVAVMVPRLRGTRGEVTLPSYAKLRERGQFSEELLTKMMSGLSARRYSETVQDAAHAFGVSPSSVSRHFVEATSKQLKQFFERDL, encoded by the coding sequence ATGAAAAGAAGTACCAGACAGAGAAAGCAATCCGCAAATCAAATTCAGCAGCTGTTGGGCGAAGACAATTTTGCATTGAAAGTTGCTCAGACAATCCGTTGGGGAAAAGCATCGATCGACTCACTGAATCACGAAATAGGACGGATGTTGGTGGAGTCGATCCTGCTGATGGATCGGGAAAATATAGCAGGTCCCGATTACGCGCCGACAGGGGATATTTATAAGTGGGCCTCCCAGCGAGGGTCTGCGTTTATAGGTGACCAGAAAGTGGCGGTCATGGTGCCGCGACTTCGCGGCACTCGGGGTGAGGTCACTCTTCCCAGCTATGCAAAGCTCAGAGAACGTGGTCAGTTCTCAGAGGAGCTGCTGACGAAGATGATGTCAGGCTTATCGGCGCGCCGCTATAGCGAAACTGTACAAGACGCCGCACACGCGTTTGGAGTGTCGCCATCGTCGGTCTCACGCCACTTTGTCGAGGCCACAAGCAAACAGTTGAAACAATTTTTCGAGCGAGATCTCTGA
- a CDS encoding LysR family transcriptional regulator, protein MDTKKLRFFTVLCETGHMREAAKLLNISHAGLSKAIHTLEVELGTVLVTKDGRGVRVTPEGRKLLSRIKDCLTAEENLLSQIAGDHQCAEIKIGTFEVFSTYLSPKFVQAMEKHTEVSFEELGPGNLETAIINGQVDFGITYLPIPRPNLDHLEITKIRMGIFGNKKFSAEKKSFEELPFVVPITNIDGAPTKVKGLDGWPDDRIQRNIKYSVSLMETALALSREGLAVGYFPKFVVELHNQYAKLEYSFKEFSPPSKISGLQPVYAVKRKDRAEDASFKSLCKVLRGLT, encoded by the coding sequence ATGGATACCAAAAAACTGCGATTTTTTACTGTGCTTTGCGAGACTGGTCACATGCGTGAGGCCGCAAAACTACTGAATATCTCACACGCAGGACTTTCGAAGGCTATTCACACACTGGAAGTAGAATTGGGTACTGTGCTTGTAACAAAGGATGGGCGTGGCGTAAGGGTCACACCCGAAGGACGAAAGCTTTTAAGCAGAATCAAAGACTGTTTAACAGCAGAAGAAAACCTACTCAGCCAAATCGCTGGTGACCATCAATGTGCAGAAATTAAAATAGGTACATTTGAGGTGTTCTCAACATATTTAAGCCCGAAGTTTGTCCAAGCTATGGAAAAACATACCGAGGTATCATTTGAAGAACTCGGGCCAGGAAATCTGGAGACCGCCATCATCAACGGCCAAGTCGATTTCGGAATCACTTACCTACCAATCCCACGCCCAAATCTAGATCACCTCGAAATCACGAAAATTCGCATGGGTATTTTTGGAAATAAAAAATTTTCAGCAGAGAAAAAAAGCTTCGAAGAATTGCCATTTGTCGTTCCTATTACAAATATTGACGGTGCGCCTACCAAAGTGAAGGGTCTCGACGGCTGGCCTGACGATCGAATACAGAGAAATATTAAATATTCAGTTTCTCTTATGGAAACCGCTTTAGCCCTTTCACGAGAGGGCCTTGCCGTCGGTTACTTCCCCAAATTTGTAGTTGAATTGCACAATCAATATGCGAAACTCGAGTACAGCTTTAAAGAGTTTTCTCCCCCATCCAAAATATCAGGGCTCCAACCAGTTTATGCCGTAAAGCGAAAGGACCGTGCCGAAGACGCAAGCTTTAAGTCATTATGTAAAGTGTTGCGCGGACTAACCTAA
- a CDS encoding DUF1543 domain-containing protein: MNLYLVHCGFYDGSVCDGLYESHANFFVVAESFEDARIKAKTIPEFHSKKMHVDGLQEIRMVNGYKLQLQADVLKPNHTEIINFKHRDLAPNPTIQTGSTNV, from the coding sequence GTGAATTTGTATCTCGTTCATTGTGGCTTCTATGATGGTTCTGTCTGCGACGGGCTCTATGAAAGCCATGCTAATTTTTTCGTTGTTGCAGAAAGCTTTGAAGATGCTCGTATAAAAGCCAAAACAATACCTGAGTTTCATAGTAAAAAGATGCACGTTGATGGACTGCAAGAAATCAGGATGGTCAATGGTTACAAACTTCAACTTCAAGCGGATGTACTGAAACCTAACCACACAGAGATAATAAATTTTAAACACCGTGACTTAGCACCTAATCCAACCATTCAGACTGGAAGTACAAATGTCTGA
- a CDS encoding helix-turn-helix domain-containing protein, translating into MTQRRTSVAMQNQILELHTQGRSIRKIAQALKIARNTVRACIRDSGPPSSVPSVVGFAQSQPVPINWEFIATEFNKGVPLKILHKEHAIEVMTYMIFYHRFRRRFPKNRR; encoded by the coding sequence ATGACTCAACGGAGAACTTCAGTTGCCATGCAAAATCAAATTTTAGAACTTCACACTCAAGGCCGCAGCATCCGCAAGATTGCGCAGGCCCTTAAGATCGCCAGGAATACCGTCAGAGCTTGCATCAGAGACTCAGGTCCACCATCATCAGTCCCCTCGGTAGTGGGTTTCGCACAGAGCCAGCCTGTCCCAATCAACTGGGAATTTATCGCGACCGAGTTCAACAAAGGTGTCCCTCTTAAAATTCTTCACAAAGAACACGCCATCGAAGTCATGACCTATATGATTTTCTATCATCGTTTCAGACGGCGATTCCCAAAAAACCGCAGGTGA
- a CDS encoding IS21 family transposase codes for MTIRLQHNPGEKIFFDFSDGISITDPRTQAKIKTQLFVGTLPWSSYTVGEFTFGQKQPEFFRAIENSFIKLGGTPKYAVVDNLKPGVTRAHIYDPDTNQSFIEFSNHHGFAVLPARPRRPKDKAAVEGAIGIIQKQFFNEVRDQIFYSIFDLNQRFQKYLNELNSAPMKDHDGISREDRFENERPLLQTVNPNSFELSVWKTCKVHPDCHIQVDSKFYSVPHQFVGTTVKARIKINTVEIFTADSDSIAIHAKVKSPDRASTIDAHYPEHQVATARFEVASALRQAQNIGSKTFELFQKFFRDPYPLKSLRRAQGILRLVHKNEVSKADLEYAATQALIFNKTQFNFIRASALHHKVGGTRPRIIKPERDPNLIYLHNNKEP; via the coding sequence GTGACAATCAGACTTCAACACAATCCCGGCGAAAAAATCTTCTTCGATTTTTCAGATGGGATTTCAATCACTGATCCAAGGACTCAAGCTAAGATTAAAACTCAACTCTTCGTCGGAACCTTGCCATGGAGTTCATACACCGTCGGTGAGTTTACCTTCGGACAAAAGCAACCTGAGTTCTTCAGAGCCATTGAAAACTCATTCATCAAACTCGGTGGCACCCCAAAGTACGCAGTCGTTGACAATCTTAAGCCCGGCGTCACAAGAGCCCATATCTATGATCCCGACACCAACCAGTCCTTCATTGAGTTCAGCAACCATCATGGATTTGCCGTCCTCCCAGCAAGGCCTCGACGGCCCAAAGATAAAGCCGCGGTGGAAGGCGCAATCGGCATTATACAAAAACAATTCTTCAACGAAGTCAGAGATCAAATCTTTTATTCAATATTTGATCTCAATCAAAGATTTCAAAAATATCTCAACGAACTCAACTCTGCACCCATGAAGGATCATGATGGAATTTCAAGAGAGGATAGATTCGAAAATGAAAGACCTCTTTTGCAAACTGTAAACCCCAATTCATTTGAACTCTCCGTCTGGAAGACCTGTAAGGTTCATCCAGATTGCCATATTCAAGTCGATTCCAAATTCTACTCCGTCCCGCATCAGTTTGTCGGCACCACGGTCAAAGCCCGAATCAAAATAAATACCGTCGAGATATTTACTGCGGATTCAGATTCAATCGCAATCCACGCAAAAGTAAAATCCCCAGACAGGGCCTCCACCATCGACGCCCACTACCCAGAACACCAAGTCGCCACCGCCCGATTCGAAGTGGCCTCGGCTCTCAGGCAAGCGCAAAATATCGGATCCAAAACTTTTGAACTCTTTCAAAAATTCTTCCGTGATCCTTATCCCCTCAAGTCTCTCAGAAGGGCTCAGGGCATCCTCAGGTTAGTTCACAAAAATGAAGTCTCAAAGGCTGATCTCGAGTACGCGGCGACACAAGCCCTTATTTTCAATAAAACCCAGTTCAATTTCATCAGAGCTTCGGCTCTCCATCACAAAGTAGGAGGTACAAGACCACGCATCATTAAACCTGAACGAGATCCCAATTTAATTTATCTACATAACAACAAGGAACCTTAA
- a CDS encoding ATP-binding protein — protein sequence MIILGRTGEGKTHLAITLGRKICQENLSVSFYP from the coding sequence TTGATCATTCTGGGTCGCACTGGCGAAGGCAAGACCCATTTGGCAATCACACTCGGGAGAAAGATTTGCCAAGAAAACTTGTCAGTGTCTTTTTACCCGTAA
- a CDS encoding ATP-binding protein: MPRKLVSVFLPVNLMFEEVLAARSSGKMIGFLTRLNSTQVLILDDFGLRQYSHEEANVLVELLEARARKGPVIVTSQIDPKGWFKLFEDPVIAEAIVDRMINPSQRINLKGGSYREKLNQLPRGK; encoded by the coding sequence TTGCCAAGAAAACTTGTCAGTGTCTTTTTACCCGTAAACCTCATGTTTGAAGAAGTTCTCGCAGCCAGAAGCTCGGGCAAGATGATTGGATTTCTCACCAGACTCAATTCCACACAAGTGCTTATCCTCGATGATTTTGGACTCAGGCAATATTCGCATGAAGAAGCCAATGTACTTGTTGAACTTCTCGAAGCGCGGGCCAGAAAAGGACCTGTCATCGTCACATCCCAGATTGATCCCAAGGGTTGGTTCAAGCTCTTCGAAGACCCAGTCATTGCCGAAGCCATCGTGGATAGAATGATCAACCCCAGCCAGAGAATAAATCTCAAGGGGGGGTCTTACCGCGAAAAACTAAATCAGCTTCCCAGAGGAAAATAA
- a CDS encoding LysR family transcriptional regulator encodes MEIFELKYFLAVAQIENVNRAAQQINVSAGSLSKAISRLEEELQTPLFFKSGRGIRLTPEGMLLKKKAVHDSDLLTHPIR; translated from the coding sequence ATGGAAATATTCGAGTTAAAGTACTTTTTGGCCGTAGCCCAGATTGAAAACGTCAATCGCGCTGCCCAGCAAATCAATGTCTCGGCAGGCTCTTTGAGTAAGGCGATCAGTCGTTTGGAAGAGGAGTTGCAAACTCCACTTTTTTTTAAGTCTGGACGGGGCATTCGTTTAACCCCTGAAGGTATGCTGCTCAAGAAGAAGGCGGTGCACGATTCAGACTTATTGACCCACCCGATTCGGTGA